From Diadema setosum chromosome 5, eeDiaSeto1, whole genome shotgun sequence, the proteins below share one genomic window:
- the LOC140229129 gene encoding uncharacterized protein, with protein sequence MASEFLRRLLKRGSDQAQRPKVDVHALYTNCQMSRVLMQGQLSVHEPWRKHKKKPKSVHMSLFTNDSSPFLVWYADKARKKPRGYCNIQGGKIAPIGEYSFQIVFSGKNNQVYKFNTECWDKREEWLYALRDESRRDPTMPELSSVTPSLMHSKDDIAITQQTQHQRPPWKGHRRTLSAGSPSPQLDRCQVSLQRSRSQPHIQKGKLVKKRPTLLNSSKPSTVGQSIQGQKYFVRSPEVCRS encoded by the coding sequence ATGGCTTCAGAATTCCTGCGAAGGTTGCTGAAGCGAGGGTCCGATCAGGCCCAGCGACCCAAAGTCGATGTTCACGCACTGTATACAAACTGTCAGATGAGTCGGGTTCTCATGCAAGGGCAGCTCTCAGTACATGAACCCTGGAGGAAACACAAGAAGAAGCCCAAGAGTGTTCATATGTCCCTCTTCACCAATGATTCCAGCCCTTTCCTGGTGTGGTACGCGGATAAGGCACGGAAGAAGCCGCGCGGATACTGCAACATCCAGGGGGGAAAGATTGCACCCATTGGGGAATACAGCTTCCAAATTGTGTTCAGCGGAAAGAACAACCAAGTGTACAAATTCAACACGGAGTGCTGGGACAAGCGGGAGGAATGGCTTTATGCATTGCGCGATGAGAGTAGACGAGATCCCACGATGCCCGAGTTGTCGAGTGTGACTCCCTCGCTCATGCACAGTAAGGACGATATTGCAATTACGCAGCAGACGCAACACCAGCGTCCTCCATGGAAGGGACATCGTAGGACTCTTAGTGCTGGATCGCCATCACCCCAACTTGATCGGTGCCAGGTTTCACTGCAGCGATCGCGCAGCCAACCTCACATTCAAAAGGGAAAACTTGTCAAAAAGCGACCAACACTGCTCAATTCTTCAAAGCCGAGCACAGTCGGACAATCTATCCAGGGAcagaaatattttgtgaggtcaCCTGAAGTGTGCAGAAGTTGA